A region from the Bacteroidia bacterium genome encodes:
- the hemC gene encoding hydroxymethylbilane synthase: MHNTFIVATRGSLLARTQTEQTVEAIQKQNPDSKFEITQFSTMGDKVTDKPLVSFGGTGVFVKELENALLENKADLAIHSLKDVPSNIPNGLELVCFPKRELTNDLFLTNNNVSIFDMPQGFKCGTGSPRRIIQLMKLRPDAKFSDLRGNIDTRLRKLEENQYDAIILAAAGMNRLGKTFPKSAILSVEDLLPAVGQGAIAIECRADDKRTIDAVRKINDEATEIAVKTERVFMAVIEGGCKFPLAAYATVSGNKVILDVLAGQLTTGKYLRKVEETTIDKASEMAKRMADTLLEDCQKQNINLFDLNV; the protein is encoded by the coding sequence ATGCATAATACTTTTATTGTAGCTACAAGAGGAAGCTTGCTTGCTCGAACACAAACAGAGCAAACTGTTGAAGCAATTCAAAAACAAAATCCTGATAGCAAATTTGAAATCACTCAGTTTTCTACTATGGGTGATAAAGTTACCGATAAACCATTAGTAAGCTTTGGTGGAACTGGTGTTTTTGTAAAAGAACTTGAAAATGCTCTTTTAGAAAACAAAGCCGATTTGGCAATTCATAGTTTAAAAGATGTTCCAAGCAATATTCCTAACGGATTAGAATTAGTTTGTTTTCCCAAACGCGAACTTACAAATGATCTTTTTCTGACAAATAACAATGTGTCAATATTTGACATGCCACAAGGTTTTAAATGCGGAACAGGTAGCCCAAGAAGAATTATTCAGTTAATGAAACTTCGTCCAGATGCCAAGTTTTCTGACCTCCGTGGGAACATCGATACAAGACTTCGCAAATTAGAAGAAAATCAATATGACGCTATAATATTAGCAGCTGCAGGAATGAACAGATTAGGAAAAACATTTCCAAAATCAGCAATTCTTTCTGTTGAAGATTTATTACCGGCTGTTGGTCAGGGTGCTATTGCAATTGAATGTCGTGCCGATGATAAAAGAACTATTGACGCTGTCAGAAAAATTAATGATGAAGCAACAGAAATTGCTGTAAAAACTGAAAGAGTATTTATGGCAGTTATTGAAGGTGGATGTAAATTCCCCCTTGCAGCTTATGCAACTGTTTCCGGAAATAAAGTTATTCTTGATGTTTTAGCAGGGCAACTTACTACCGGAAAATATTTAAGAAAAGTTGAAGAGACTACCATTGACAAAGCATCAGAAATGGCTAAACGCATGGCAGACACTCTTCTTGAAGATTGCCAAAAGCAAAATATTAACTTATTTGATCTGAATGTGTGA